The following coding sequences are from one Mycobacterium bourgelatii window:
- the nagA gene encoding N-acetylglucosamine-6-phosphate deacetylase encodes MTVIRAGTAVIDGQICRPGWVHIAASQILDCGGGDPPGVPDADFPNCIVVPGFVDMHVHGGGGVSFTDGDTARAAEFHLGHGTTSMLASLVTAGPEELLSAVGALAEATRGGLIDGIHLEGPWLSPARCGAHDHNKMRPPALTEVEAVLNAADGAVRMVTLAPELPGSNAAIRRFVEADVVVAVGHTNASYEQTHHAIALGATVGTHLFNAMPPLHHREPGPALALLADQRVTVELIADGVHVHPDVVRTVIQWVGPDRVAVVTDAIAAAGYGDGAYRLGSVPIDVESGVARVRGTSTIAGSTATMDQLFRAVAGLGGDTETDRDAALLAAVQTTSTTPARALRLDRVGSLRPGYDADLVVLEGDLQIRAVMRHGAWQTGA; translated from the coding sequence ATGACGGTGATCCGTGCAGGAACCGCGGTCATCGACGGGCAGATCTGCCGGCCGGGGTGGGTCCACATAGCGGCGTCGCAGATCCTGGACTGCGGTGGCGGCGACCCGCCCGGCGTTCCCGACGCTGACTTTCCGAATTGCATTGTGGTACCGGGCTTTGTCGACATGCACGTCCACGGTGGCGGCGGCGTGTCCTTCACCGATGGTGACACCGCGCGAGCGGCCGAGTTCCATCTGGGCCACGGCACCACATCGATGCTCGCCAGCCTGGTCACCGCGGGGCCGGAGGAACTGCTCTCCGCGGTGGGCGCCCTTGCCGAGGCAACCCGGGGGGGCTTGATCGACGGCATCCATCTAGAAGGACCGTGGTTGAGCCCGGCGCGCTGCGGCGCCCACGACCACAACAAAATGCGGCCGCCGGCCCTCACCGAGGTCGAAGCCGTACTAAACGCCGCCGACGGCGCCGTCCGCATGGTGACGCTGGCTCCGGAACTGCCGGGTAGCAACGCTGCGATCCGACGGTTCGTCGAGGCCGATGTCGTTGTCGCAGTGGGACATACGAACGCCAGCTACGAGCAGACCCACCACGCGATTGCCCTGGGCGCGACGGTCGGGACCCACCTGTTCAACGCGATGCCGCCACTGCATCATCGCGAGCCCGGGCCCGCGCTGGCGTTGTTGGCCGACCAGCGCGTGACCGTGGAATTGATCGCCGACGGCGTGCACGTCCACCCCGACGTCGTGCGCACCGTCATCCAATGGGTCGGCCCCGACCGGGTCGCCGTCGTCACCGATGCCATCGCGGCGGCAGGTTACGGCGACGGGGCGTACCGGCTCGGTTCAGTGCCGATCGATGTCGAATCAGGGGTAGCACGGGTCCGCGGGACGTCGACGATCGCCGGCAGCACGGCCACCATGGATCAGCTCTTCCGGGCGGTCGCTGGATTGGGCGGCGACACTGAAACCGACCGCGATGCCGCGCTGCTGGCGGCGGTCCAGACCACCTCGACGACGCCGGCCAGGGCGCTGCGGCTCGATCGGGTGGGCAGCCTCCGGCCGGGCTATGACGCCGATCTGGTTGTGCTGGAAGGGGATTTGCAGATACGGGCGGTCATGCGGCACGGCGCGTGGCAGACCGGCGCCTAG
- the metX gene encoding homoserine O-acetyltransferase MetX, producing MTISDVPTQALPAEGEIGVVDIGSLRLESGAVLDNVSIAVQRWGELSPTRDNVVVVLHALTGDSHITGPAGPGHPTPGWWDGIAGPGAPIDTNRWCALATNVLGGCRGSTGPSSLARDGKPYGSRFPLISVRDQVEADIAALEALGITEVAAVVGGSMGGARALEWMVGHPDRVRAGLLLAVGARATGDQIGTQSTQIAAIKADPNWQGGDYYDTGRSPDDGLSIARRFAHLTYRGEVELDTRFANKPQGTEDPAHGGRYAVQSYLEHQGDKLLARFDAGSYVILTEALSSHDVGRGRGGVEAALRGCPVPAVVGGITSDRLYPLRLQAELAELLPGCEGLRVVESICGHDGFLVETEAVGELVRETLALADGSAGAAEPADSKGACPR from the coding sequence GTGACAATCTCCGACGTGCCCACCCAAGCGCTGCCCGCCGAAGGCGAGATCGGCGTCGTCGACATCGGCTCACTGCGCCTGGAAAGCGGCGCCGTTCTCGACAACGTCAGCATCGCGGTGCAGCGCTGGGGTGAGCTGTCGCCCACCCGCGACAACGTCGTGGTTGTCCTGCACGCCCTCACCGGCGACTCGCACATCACCGGACCGGCCGGGCCGGGTCATCCCACGCCCGGGTGGTGGGACGGCATCGCCGGCCCCGGCGCACCGATCGACACCAACCGCTGGTGCGCCCTGGCCACCAACGTGCTGGGCGGGTGCCGCGGGTCCACCGGGCCCAGTTCGCTCGCCCGCGACGGAAAGCCTTATGGCTCAAGGTTTCCGCTGATATCCGTACGCGACCAGGTCGAGGCGGACATCGCCGCGCTGGAAGCGTTGGGAATAACCGAGGTGGCCGCCGTTGTTGGCGGGTCCATGGGCGGCGCCCGAGCGTTGGAATGGATGGTCGGCCACCCGGACCGGGTGCGGGCCGGGTTGCTGCTGGCGGTGGGCGCGCGCGCCACCGGCGACCAGATCGGCACCCAGTCGACGCAGATCGCGGCCATCAAGGCGGATCCGAACTGGCAAGGCGGCGACTACTACGACACCGGGCGCTCACCCGACGATGGCCTGAGCATTGCCCGGCGGTTCGCGCACCTGACCTACCGCGGGGAGGTCGAACTGGACACCCGGTTCGCCAACAAGCCGCAGGGCACCGAGGACCCGGCCCACGGTGGTCGTTACGCCGTGCAGAGCTACCTGGAACACCAGGGCGACAAGCTGCTGGCCCGGTTTGACGCCGGCAGCTACGTGATCCTGACCGAGGCGCTCAGCAGCCACGACGTCGGCCGCGGCCGCGGCGGCGTCGAGGCGGCGCTGCGCGGTTGCCCGGTGCCGGCGGTGGTCGGTGGCATAACCTCGGACCGGCTGTACCCGTTACGTCTGCAGGCGGAGCTGGCCGAGTTGCTGCCCGGCTGCGAAGGCCTGCGGGTCGTCGAGTCCATCTGCGGCCACGACGGCTTCCTGGTCGAGACGGAGGCCGTCGGCGAATTGGTGCGCGAGACGTTGGCTTTGGCCGATGGCTCGGCCGGTGCGGCCGAGCCGGCCGACTCGAAAGGCGCGTGTCCGCGGTGA
- a CDS encoding alpha/beta fold hydrolase has product MLLHPFLLSQSVWEVVAQQLAETGRYEVFAPTMAGHNGGPRAGTHFLSSSVLADHVERQMDELGWPTAHIVGNSLGGWVAFELERRGRARSVIGIAPAGGWHRWTPAKFEVIAKFVLGIPLMILAWLLGARVLSLPFSRPLATYAISASPDGVGERELRGIIDDVAHCPAYFQLLVKALMAPGLQELAENAVPAQLVICEKDRVIPAPRFSRHFTNHLPDDHRVVELDNVGHVPMYEAPGRVTEVILDFLDDLVEHGAEAIEPPAS; this is encoded by the coding sequence CTGCTGCTGCACCCATTCCTGCTCTCCCAGTCGGTGTGGGAGGTCGTGGCCCAGCAGCTGGCCGAGACCGGCCGCTACGAGGTTTTCGCCCCCACCATGGCCGGCCACAACGGCGGACCACGTGCGGGTACCCACTTCCTGTCCTCCTCGGTGCTGGCCGACCACGTCGAACGCCAAATGGACGAGCTTGGTTGGCCGACGGCCCACATCGTCGGCAACTCCTTGGGCGGCTGGGTCGCGTTCGAACTCGAGCGGCGCGGCCGGGCGCGCAGCGTCATCGGCATCGCGCCGGCAGGGGGTTGGCACCGCTGGACTCCGGCCAAGTTCGAGGTGATCGCCAAGTTTGTCCTGGGCATCCCGCTGATGATCCTGGCCTGGTTGTTGGGGGCACGCGTGCTGAGCCTGCCGTTCAGCCGCCCGCTGGCCACCTACGCGATCAGCGCGTCGCCCGACGGGGTCGGCGAACGTGAACTGCGCGGCATCATCGATGACGTCGCCCACTGCCCGGCGTACTTCCAGCTGCTGGTCAAGGCGCTGATGGCACCCGGCCTGCAGGAGCTGGCCGAGAACGCCGTCCCGGCGCAATTGGTCATTTGCGAGAAGGATCGGGTCATTCCCGCGCCGAGGTTCAGCCGCCACTTCACCAACCACCTGCCCGACGACCACCGCGTCGTCGAACTCGACAACGTCGGGCACGTGCCGATGTACGAGGCACCCGGCCGCGTCACCGAGGTGATCCTCGACTTCCTCGACGACTTGGTAGAGCACGGCGCCGAAGCCATCGAACCGCCCGCCAGCTAG
- a CDS encoding class I SAM-dependent methyltransferase, producing MTRSRHDRSLSFGSAAAAYERGRPSYPPDAIDWLLPASARDVLDLGAGTGKLTTRLVERGLDVVAVDPIPEMLDVLRQSLPDTRALLGTAEEIPLEDNSVDAVLVAQAWHWVDPARAIPEVARVLRPGGRLGLVWNIRDERLGWVRELGDIIGRDGDPVRDKVTLPEPFTDLERHQIEWTNYVTPQALIDLVASRTYCINSPTEVRTKTLDKVRELLATHPALANSAGLALPYVTVCVRATLAH from the coding sequence GTGACCCGCTCCAGGCACGACCGCTCCCTGTCCTTCGGCTCCGCGGCCGCTGCCTACGAGCGAGGACGTCCGTCCTATCCGCCCGACGCGATCGATTGGTTGCTACCGGCCAGCGCGCGCGATGTGCTCGACCTTGGGGCGGGCACCGGCAAGCTGACCACCAGGCTGGTCGAGCGCGGTCTGGACGTGGTGGCGGTCGACCCGATTCCGGAGATGCTGGATGTGCTGCGCCAGTCGCTACCGGATACCCGGGCGCTACTCGGGACGGCGGAAGAGATTCCGTTGGAGGACAACAGCGTTGACGCCGTGCTGGTCGCGCAGGCGTGGCATTGGGTGGACCCGGCACGAGCGATTCCCGAGGTGGCTCGGGTGTTGCGGCCGGGCGGACGGCTGGGCCTGGTGTGGAACATCCGCGACGAAAGACTCGGCTGGGTACGCGAATTGGGCGACATCATCGGGCGCGACGGCGACCCGGTCCGCGACAAGGTGACGCTGCCCGAGCCGTTCACCGATCTGGAACGTCATCAGATTGAGTGGACGAATTACGTGACGCCACAAGCGCTTATCGATTTGGTGGCGTCGCGCACCTACTGCATCAACTCACCGACCGAGGTGCGGACCAAGACGCTGGACAAGGTGCGGGAGTTACTGGCCACCCATCCGGCCTTGGCGAATTCGGCGGGATTGGCGCTGCCGTACGTCACGGTCTGCGTAAGGGCAACGCTGGCCCACTGA
- a CDS encoding bifunctional o-acetylhomoserine/o-acetylserine sulfhydrylase has product MSSESNNPDTDPTAHWSFETKQIHAGQRPDPTTNARALPIYQTTSYTFDNVAHAAALFGLAEPGNIYTRIGNPTTDVVEQRIAALEGGVAALFLSSGQAAETFAILNLAAAGDHIVSSPRLYGGTYNLFHYSLPKLGIEVSFVEDPDDLDSWQAAVRPNTKAFFGETISNPKIDVLNTPAVSEVAHSNGVPLIVDNTIATPYLIQPLAQGADIVVHSATKYLGGHGSAIAGVVVDGGTFDWTNGKFPGFTTPDPSYHGVVFAELGPPAFALKARVQLLRDLGSAASPFNAFLVAQGLETLSLRVERHVANALRVAEYLEGHDDVVSVNYAGLPSSPWYELGKKLAPKGTGAVLAFELAGGVEAGKAFVDALQLHSHVANIGDVRSLVIHPASTTHAQLSPAEQLATGVSPGLVRLAVGLEGIDDILADLELGFAAAAKASKVSGDAQSVAAF; this is encoded by the coding sequence ATGAGCAGTGAGAGCAATAACCCCGACACCGATCCGACCGCGCATTGGTCGTTCGAAACCAAGCAGATCCACGCAGGTCAACGACCGGATCCGACCACCAATGCGCGGGCCCTGCCCATCTACCAGACCACGTCGTACACCTTCGACAACGTCGCGCACGCCGCCGCGCTGTTCGGGCTGGCGGAGCCGGGCAACATCTACACCCGGATCGGCAACCCGACCACGGATGTCGTCGAGCAGCGCATCGCCGCGCTCGAGGGCGGGGTGGCCGCGTTGTTCCTGTCCTCCGGGCAGGCCGCCGAGACGTTCGCCATCTTGAACCTGGCCGCCGCGGGCGACCACATCGTGTCCAGCCCGCGGCTCTACGGCGGGACGTACAACCTGTTCCACTACTCGCTGCCCAAGCTCGGCATCGAAGTCAGCTTCGTCGAGGACCCCGACGACCTGGACTCGTGGCAAGCGGCGGTACGCCCGAACACCAAGGCGTTCTTCGGCGAGACCATCTCCAACCCCAAGATCGACGTGCTGAACACGCCGGCCGTCTCTGAAGTCGCGCACAGCAACGGGGTGCCGCTGATCGTCGACAACACCATCGCCACGCCGTATCTGATCCAGCCGTTGGCGCAAGGCGCCGACATCGTGGTGCACTCGGCCACCAAGTACCTGGGCGGGCACGGCTCGGCAATCGCCGGTGTCGTTGTCGACGGCGGCACCTTCGACTGGACGAACGGTAAGTTCCCCGGCTTCACCACCCCGGACCCCAGCTACCACGGCGTGGTGTTCGCCGAGCTGGGACCGCCCGCGTTCGCCCTCAAGGCCCGCGTGCAGCTGCTGCGCGACCTCGGCTCGGCGGCATCGCCGTTCAACGCGTTCCTGGTGGCACAGGGTCTGGAGACGTTGAGCCTGCGGGTTGAACGCCACGTCGCCAACGCTCTTCGCGTCGCCGAGTACTTGGAGGGCCACGACGACGTGGTGTCGGTCAACTACGCCGGCCTGCCCAGCTCGCCGTGGTACGAACTCGGAAAGAAGCTGGCGCCCAAGGGAACCGGCGCCGTGCTGGCGTTCGAACTGGCCGGCGGCGTCGAGGCCGGCAAGGCCTTCGTGGACGCGCTGCAGCTGCACAGTCACGTCGCCAACATCGGCGATGTGCGCTCGCTGGTCATCCACCCGGCGTCGACCACCCACGCCCAGCTGAGCCCGGCCGAGCAGCTGGCCACCGGCGTCAGCCCGGGCTTGGTGCGGCTGGCCGTCGGCCTGGAAGGGATCGACGACATCCTGGCCGACCTGGAGTTGGGCTTCGCCGCCGCCGCAAAGGCGAGCAAAGTCAGCGGCGACGCGCAGTCCGTGGCGGCCTTCTGA
- the trpS gene encoding tryptophan--tRNA ligase, translating to MSTATGTSRIFSGVQPTSDSLHLGNALGAVAQWVGLQDDHDAFFCVVDLHAITIPQDPEALRRRTLITAAQYLALGIDPARATIFVQSHVPAHTELAWVLGCFTGFGQASRMTQFKDKSTRQGADSTTVGLFTYPVLQAADVLAYDTNLVPVGEDQRQHLELARDIAQRFNSRFPDTFVVPDVLIPKVTAKIYDLQDPTSKMSKSASTDAGLINLLDDPARSAKKIRSAVTDSEREIRYDVEAKPGVSNLLSIQSAVSGVDIDTLVEGYAGRGYGDLKKDTAEAVVEYVRPIKTRVDELTADLAELESVLAAGAQRATEVASNTVQRVYDRLGFLPRR from the coding sequence ATGAGCACCGCAACCGGAACGAGCCGGATTTTCTCCGGCGTACAGCCGACGTCTGATTCGCTGCACCTCGGGAACGCCCTGGGCGCCGTCGCCCAGTGGGTTGGGCTGCAGGACGACCACGACGCCTTCTTCTGCGTGGTCGACCTACACGCGATCACCATCCCGCAGGACCCCGAGGCGCTGCGCCGCCGCACGCTGATCACCGCTGCGCAATACCTGGCGCTGGGGATCGACCCGGCGCGGGCGACCATCTTTGTGCAGAGTCATGTGCCGGCGCACACCGAGTTGGCGTGGGTGCTGGGCTGCTTCACCGGCTTCGGTCAGGCATCGCGGATGACGCAGTTCAAGGACAAGTCGACGCGGCAGGGGGCCGATTCCACCACGGTCGGCCTGTTCACCTACCCGGTGCTGCAGGCCGCCGACGTGCTGGCCTATGACACCAACCTGGTGCCGGTGGGGGAGGACCAGCGCCAACATCTGGAGTTGGCGCGCGACATCGCCCAACGGTTCAACAGCCGCTTCCCGGACACCTTCGTGGTGCCCGACGTGCTCATCCCCAAGGTCACCGCGAAGATCTACGACCTGCAGGACCCGACGTCCAAGATGAGCAAGTCGGCCAGCACCGACGCCGGGCTGATCAACCTGCTCGACGATCCGGCACGGTCCGCGAAGAAGATTCGCTCCGCCGTCACCGACAGTGAGCGCGAGATCCGCTATGACGTCGAGGCCAAGCCCGGGGTGTCGAACCTGCTGAGCATCCAGTCGGCGGTCAGCGGGGTCGACATCGACACGCTCGTCGAGGGCTACGCGGGGCGCGGGTACGGAGACCTGAAGAAGGACACGGCCGAGGCAGTCGTGGAATACGTCCGCCCGATCAAGACCCGCGTCGACGAGTTGACCGCCGATCTCGCCGAACTGGAGTCCGTGCTGGCGGCCGGTGCGCAGCGCGCCACCGAGGTGGCCAGCAATACCGTGCAGCGGGTCTACGATCGGTTAGGTTTCCTGCCGCGAAGGTGA
- a CDS encoding sugar porter family MFS transporter, which translates to MRKGLFVGLTAASVGVVYGYDLSTIAGVLLFVGKDLAIASDSQKGLLTTMVVIGQIGGALGAGVLANAIGRKRSMLLILLGYTAFALLGAFSMSVPMLLTARALIGVAIGVSVVVAPVYVAESAPAAVRGSMLTAYQVATLSGVILGYVTAYFLAGSQSWRLMLGLAAVPALLLLPLLLRMPESARWYLLKGRTDDARRSLLRIEPEDNVDAELAEISRAIAEETQDRSGGGLSELVRQPYLRATLFVVALGFLQQITGINAIIYFSPGLFTAMGFHGNFALLALPAMVQVAGLAAALSVSLFLIDRMGRRPILMSGIALMTIADIVLVAVFANGAAHAGGLALVFGFGGVLLFIIGFNFGFGSLVWVYAGESFPSRLRSIGSSVMLTANLTGNALIAAFFLPMLQILGGAGVYTVFGLLAVVALVVVYRFAPETKGRQLEEIRRYWENGGKWPTPLDTPDTSDAP; encoded by the coding sequence GTGCGCAAAGGACTATTTGTCGGGCTGACCGCAGCCAGCGTCGGCGTCGTCTACGGCTACGACCTGTCCACCATCGCGGGTGTGCTGCTGTTCGTCGGCAAGGACCTCGCCATCGCCTCGGACAGCCAAAAGGGGCTGCTGACCACAATGGTCGTGATCGGCCAGATCGGCGGGGCGCTCGGCGCCGGTGTGCTGGCCAACGCGATCGGGCGCAAGAGGTCGATGCTGCTGATCCTGCTCGGTTACACGGCGTTCGCGCTGCTGGGGGCGTTCTCGATGTCGGTGCCGATGCTGTTGACGGCACGCGCGCTCATTGGCGTCGCCATCGGCGTGTCCGTGGTGGTGGCTCCGGTGTACGTGGCCGAGTCGGCACCGGCCGCTGTGCGCGGGTCGATGCTGACCGCCTACCAGGTGGCCACCCTCAGCGGCGTCATCCTCGGCTACGTGACCGCCTACTTCCTGGCCGGGTCGCAGAGTTGGCGCTTGATGCTGGGACTCGCCGCCGTTCCCGCACTGCTGTTGCTGCCACTGTTGTTGCGGATGCCCGAAAGTGCGCGCTGGTACCTGCTCAAGGGACGGACCGACGACGCGCGCCGCTCGCTACTGCGGATCGAGCCGGAGGACAACGTCGACGCGGAACTGGCCGAAATCTCTCGTGCCATTGCCGAGGAAACCCAAGACCGTTCCGGCGGCGGCCTTTCCGAACTAGTGAGACAACCGTATCTACGGGCGACGTTGTTTGTTGTCGCCCTGGGATTCCTGCAGCAGATCACCGGGATCAACGCGATCATCTATTTCAGCCCGGGCCTGTTCACGGCCATGGGATTCCACGGCAACTTCGCGCTGCTGGCACTGCCGGCCATGGTGCAGGTGGCCGGTTTGGCTGCGGCGCTGAGCGTTTCGCTGTTCTTGATAGATCGCATGGGCCGCCGGCCGATCCTGATGTCCGGCATCGCATTGATGACGATCGCCGATATCGTGCTGGTCGCCGTCTTCGCCAACGGCGCCGCCCATGCGGGCGGTCTCGCGCTGGTCTTCGGCTTTGGCGGCGTGCTGCTGTTCATCATCGGGTTCAACTTCGGGTTCGGTTCTCTGGTCTGGGTCTACGCCGGGGAGAGCTTCCCGTCTCGGCTGCGATCGATTGGGTCGAGCGTCATGCTCACCGCGAACCTGACCGGCAATGCTCTGATCGCCGCCTTCTTCCTACCGATGCTCCAAATACTCGGCGGTGCAGGCGTTTACACCGTATTCGGCCTGTTGGCCGTAGTCGCCCTCGTCGTCGTGTACCGGTTCGCGCCCGAGACCAAAGGTCGACAACTCGAAGAAATCCGACGCTACTGGGAAAACGGCGGAAAGTGGCCCACTCCTTTGGATACGCCGGATACGTCTGACGCCCCATGA
- the yhjD gene encoding inner membrane protein YhjD yields MTEAAKLGFLERWRIRYPWFDHALRAAARFSEQKGTFFAAGLTYYTIFSLFPLLMVGFAVAGYSLSRHPQLIKTLEHNIRSAVSGSLGQQLVDLMNSAIDARTSVGVIGLATAAWAGLGWMYHLREALSEMWLQPTNSGGFVRTKLSDLLAMLGTFLVITFTVALSALGQTKPMRAVLRLLRIPEFSIFDEIFRGVSILVSVLVAWLLFSWMIARLPREPAGFVTSLRAGFMAAIGFELFKQLGSIYLQAVVRSPAGATFGPVLGLMVFTFVTWSLLMFATAWAATAEPEDPRDRHVDPPAPAIISPRIEVSQGPNARQTVAAATLGAIGALAFSRFLQPRRRGGRGS; encoded by the coding sequence ATGACCGAAGCCGCGAAGCTCGGGTTCTTAGAGCGGTGGCGGATCCGGTATCCGTGGTTTGACCACGCGCTGCGCGCCGCTGCACGCTTCAGCGAGCAGAAGGGCACTTTCTTCGCGGCCGGCCTCACGTATTACACGATCTTTTCGTTGTTCCCCTTGCTGATGGTCGGTTTCGCGGTTGCCGGCTACAGCCTGTCGCGCCATCCGCAGCTGATCAAGACGCTGGAGCACAACATTCGATCCGCGGTGTCCGGCTCGCTAGGGCAGCAACTGGTCGACCTGATGAATTCGGCGATCGATGCGCGTACGTCGGTGGGCGTGATCGGGTTGGCCACCGCGGCGTGGGCGGGCCTTGGGTGGATGTATCACCTGCGCGAAGCGCTGAGCGAAATGTGGTTGCAACCCACGAATTCGGGCGGGTTCGTGCGTACCAAGCTGTCGGATCTGCTGGCCATGCTCGGCACGTTCCTGGTGATTACTTTCACCGTCGCATTGAGCGCGTTGGGTCAGACCAAGCCGATGAGGGCCGTCCTGAGATTGCTTCGCATACCTGAGTTTTCGATCTTCGACGAGATCTTCCGCGGTGTTTCGATCCTGGTCTCGGTGCTGGTGGCGTGGCTGTTGTTCTCGTGGATGATCGCCCGGTTGCCGCGCGAACCGGCCGGCTTCGTGACCTCGCTGCGCGCGGGATTCATGGCGGCCATCGGCTTCGAGTTGTTCAAGCAACTGGGCTCGATCTATCTGCAGGCGGTGGTGCGCAGCCCGGCGGGCGCCACCTTCGGGCCGGTGTTGGGGCTCATGGTGTTCACGTTCGTCACCTGGTCGCTGCTTATGTTCGCCACCGCCTGGGCCGCGACGGCCGAACCGGAGGACCCGCGCGACCGCCATGTCGACCCGCCCGCGCCCGCGATCATCAGTCCGCGAATAGAGGTCAGCCAAGGCCCCAACGCGCGTCAGACGGTTGCCGCCGCGACGCTGGGAGCAATTGGGGCGCTGGCATTCTCACGGTTTCTGCAGCCTCGTCGGCGGGGCGGACGGGGATCCTAG
- a CDS encoding NADP-dependent isocitrate dehydrogenase: MSNPAKIKVKGTVVELDGDEMTRVIWKLIKDMLILPHLDINLDYYDLGIEFRDRADDQVTIDAAYAIKKHGVGVKCATITPDEARVQEFNLKKMWLSPNGTIRNILGGTIFREPIVISNVPRLVPGWTKPIVIGRHAFGDQYRATNFKVDKPGTVTLTFTPADGSEPIVHEVVSIPEDGGVVMGMYNFKRSIQDFARATFSYGLNAKWPVYLSTKNTILKSYDGMFKDEFQRIYDEEFKERFEEAGLTYEHRLIDDMVAACLKWEGGYVWACKNYDGDVQSDTVAQGYGSLGLMTSVLMTADGRTVEAEAAHGTVTRHYRQYQAGQPTSTNPIASIFAWTRGLAHRGKLDDTPEVVEFAQTLEQVVIGTVESGKMTKDLAILIGPDQDWLHTEEFMQAISDNLEKALANRT; this comes from the coding sequence ATGTCCAACCCAGCCAAGATCAAAGTCAAGGGCACGGTTGTCGAGCTCGACGGCGACGAGATGACGCGAGTCATCTGGAAGCTGATCAAGGACATGCTGATCCTGCCCCATCTGGACATCAACCTCGACTACTACGACCTGGGCATCGAGTTCCGTGACCGCGCCGACGACCAGGTGACCATCGACGCGGCGTACGCGATCAAGAAGCACGGCGTCGGCGTCAAGTGCGCGACCATCACCCCCGACGAAGCCCGGGTCCAGGAATTCAACCTGAAGAAAATGTGGTTGTCGCCCAACGGGACGATCCGAAACATCCTGGGCGGGACCATTTTCCGCGAGCCGATCGTAATTTCCAATGTGCCGCGGCTGGTCCCGGGATGGACCAAGCCAATCGTGATCGGCCGTCACGCATTCGGCGACCAGTACCGGGCGACGAACTTCAAGGTGGACAAACCCGGCACTGTCACACTGACTTTCACGCCGGCGGACGGCAGCGAGCCGATCGTGCACGAGGTGGTGTCCATTCCCGAGGACGGCGGGGTGGTCATGGGGATGTACAACTTCAAGCGGTCGATCCAGGACTTCGCGCGGGCGACGTTCTCCTACGGGCTGAACGCGAAATGGCCGGTGTACCTGTCGACGAAGAACACCATCCTCAAGTCCTACGACGGCATGTTCAAAGACGAGTTCCAACGCATCTACGACGAGGAGTTCAAGGAGCGGTTCGAGGAGGCCGGGCTGACCTACGAGCACCGCCTCATCGACGACATGGTCGCCGCGTGCCTGAAGTGGGAGGGCGGGTACGTCTGGGCCTGCAAGAACTACGACGGCGACGTCCAGTCGGACACCGTCGCACAGGGTTACGGCTCATTGGGGTTGATGACTTCGGTGTTGATGACGGCCGACGGCCGGACGGTAGAGGCCGAAGCCGCCCACGGCACCGTGACCCGCCATTACCGCCAGTACCAGGCCGGCCAGCCCACCTCCACCAACCCGATCGCCTCGATCTTCGCCTGGACGCGGGGGCTGGCGCACCGCGGCAAGCTGGACGACACCCCCGAGGTCGTCGAGTTCGCTCAGACCCTGGAACAGGTGGTCATCGGCACGGTGGAGAGCGGCAAGATGACCAAGGACCTCGCGATTCTGATCGGCCCGGACCAGGACTGGCTGCACACCGAAGAATTCATGCAAGCCATCTCGGACAATCTGGAAAAGGCGCTGGCTAACCGAACGTAG